From the genome of Phalacrocorax aristotelis chromosome 15, bGulAri2.1, whole genome shotgun sequence, one region includes:
- the EMID1 gene encoding EMI domain-containing protein 1 isoform X4, which produces MAGRGRGLCRRCLPLPVPLPVPLPVPLGLCLCLCLCLCCLLLLPPPPAAGSWSPAVLQPAGRSNWCSYTVTRTVSCHVQNGTFLQRVFQGCRWPLACTGGSSYRTIVRPIYRVTYKTLTALEWRCCPGHAGANCEEEAHTFLTLRDSGRPSATLRRPPLRPTAFSGCLNCSRVWELTARLATLEAQVARLSVAEPPTSPAPKGSTPGRGPETRQLWGSPAAHGSPGDDGRPSLQGPPGPSGPKGDVGGRGPSGIPRMKGPTGPPGPPGPPGPPGRDGARGLPGEKGLPGPPGPPGPPAPLGPAIPRIAVPRDPLLSNTFIEAAGGIVGPAGPPGPMGPMGPPGPPGPIGPPGPPGPDGRAGAPGAAGPPGERGDRGPQGHPGSRGQDGAQALSFLCFRASRGPGASQARRALGTRAWLRQRSPRHSGTQAPPQQAWQQPAPLPHCGPPPATPQQAVTEPGGRVTPPTPCACCCASMGRGIGPGGAG; this is translated from the exons ATGGCGGGCCGTGGCCGGGGGCTCTGCCGCCgttgcctgcccctgcctgtaCCCCTGCCTGTACCCCTGCCTGTACCCCTGgggctctgcctgtgcctctgcctgtgcctctgctgcctgctgctgctgccgccgccgcccgccgccggctccTGGAGTCCGGCCGTGCTGCAGCCCGCCGGCCGCAG CAACTGGTGCTCCTACACGGTGACACGGACAGTGTCGTGCCATGTCCAGAATGGCACCTTCCTCCAACGGGTCTTCCAGGGCTGCCGCTGGCCCCTGGCCTGCACTGGAGGCAG CAGCTACCGCACCATCGTCCGGCCCATCTACAGGGTGACCTATAAGACGCTCACGGCGCTGGAGTGGAGGTGCTGCCCTGGGCATGCTGGGGCCAACTGTGAGGAAG AGGCTCACACCTTCCTCACCCTGCGGGATTCTGGGCGCCCCAGTGCTACCCTACGCCGGCCCCCCCTGCGCCCCACGGCTTTCTCAG GGTGCTTGAACTGCAGCCGTGTCTGGGAGCTTACAGCCCGGCTCGCCACCCTTGAGGCACAG GTGGCCCGGCTGTCAGTGGCTGaaccccccacctccccagcacccaaagGCAGCACCCCGGGCAGGGGGCCGGAGACCAGACAGCTCTGGGGGTCTCCAGCTGCCCACGGGAGCCCTGGGGATGATG GGAGACCCAGCTTGCAGGGGCCCCCCGGCCCCTCTGGCCCCAAGGGAGATGTCGGAGGACGGGGACCATCAGGCATTCCTAGGATGAAGGGTCCAACAGGGCCACCAG gTCCCCCTGGCCCCCCAGGACCACCCGGCCGGGATGGAGCCAGGGGGCTCCCTGGAGAGAAGGGCCTACCGgggccccccggccccccaggGCCCCCTGCCCCTTTGGGGCCAGCGATACCTCGCATAGCTGTGCCCA GGGACCCACTCCTCTCCAACACCTTCATTGAAGCTGCCGGGGGCATCGTGGGTCCTGCTGGACCCCCTGGACCCATGGGGCCCATGG gtccccccggccccccaggTCCCATCGGGCCCCCTGGCCCCCCAGGACCCGAT GGTAGAGCTGGGGCACCTGGAGCCGCCGGCCctcctggggagaggggagacaGG GGTCCCCAGGGCCACCCAGGCAGCCGTGGCCAGGACGGGGCACAG GCCCtctcctttctgtgtttcagggCGAGCCGGGGCCCAGGGGCGAGCCAGGCGAGAAGGGCACTTGG AACCAGAGCCTGGCTCAGGCAGCGGTCCCCCCGGCACAGCGGCACCCAGGCCCCCCCGCAGCAAGCGTGGCAACAGCCAGCCCCCCTACCGCATTGTGGCCCCCCACCAGCAACCCCCCAGCAAGCAGTGACAGAGCCGGGGGGCCGTGTCACCCCCCCAACACCCTGcgcctgctgctgtgccagtATGGGCAGGGGCATTGGCCCGGGGGGGGCAGGATGA
- the EMID1 gene encoding EMI domain-containing protein 1 isoform X3, whose protein sequence is MAGRGRGLCRRCLPLPVPLPVPLPVPLGLCLCLCLCLCCLLLLPPPPAAGSWSPAVLQPAGRSNWCSYTVTRTVSCHVQNGTFLQRVFQGCRWPLACTGGSSYRTIVRPIYRVTYKTLTALEWRCCPGHAGANCEEEAHTFLTLRDSGRPSATLRRPPLRPTAFSGCLNCSRVWELTARLATLEAQVARLSVAEPPTSPAPKGSTPGRGPETRQLWGSPAAHGSPGDDGRPSLQGPPGPSGPKGDVGGRGPSGIPRMKGPTGPPGPPGPPGPPGRDGARGLPGEKGLPGPPGPPGPPAPLGPAIPRIAVPRDPLLSNTFIEAAGGIVGPAGPPGPMGPMGPPGPPGPIGPPGPPGPDGRAGAPGAAGPPGERGDRGPQGHPGSRGQDGAQGEPGPRGEPGEKGTWNQSLAQAAVPPAQRHPGPPAASVATASPPTALWPPTSNPPASSDRAGGPCHPPNTLRLLLCQYGQGHWPGGGRMRATPHVPVVPQGTWC, encoded by the exons ATGGCGGGCCGTGGCCGGGGGCTCTGCCGCCgttgcctgcccctgcctgtaCCCCTGCCTGTACCCCTGCCTGTACCCCTGgggctctgcctgtgcctctgcctgtgcctctgctgcctgctgctgctgccgccgccgcccgccgccggctccTGGAGTCCGGCCGTGCTGCAGCCCGCCGGCCGCAG CAACTGGTGCTCCTACACGGTGACACGGACAGTGTCGTGCCATGTCCAGAATGGCACCTTCCTCCAACGGGTCTTCCAGGGCTGCCGCTGGCCCCTGGCCTGCACTGGAGGCAG CAGCTACCGCACCATCGTCCGGCCCATCTACAGGGTGACCTATAAGACGCTCACGGCGCTGGAGTGGAGGTGCTGCCCTGGGCATGCTGGGGCCAACTGTGAGGAAG AGGCTCACACCTTCCTCACCCTGCGGGATTCTGGGCGCCCCAGTGCTACCCTACGCCGGCCCCCCCTGCGCCCCACGGCTTTCTCAG GGTGCTTGAACTGCAGCCGTGTCTGGGAGCTTACAGCCCGGCTCGCCACCCTTGAGGCACAG GTGGCCCGGCTGTCAGTGGCTGaaccccccacctccccagcacccaaagGCAGCACCCCGGGCAGGGGGCCGGAGACCAGACAGCTCTGGGGGTCTCCAGCTGCCCACGGGAGCCCTGGGGATGATG GGAGACCCAGCTTGCAGGGGCCCCCCGGCCCCTCTGGCCCCAAGGGAGATGTCGGAGGACGGGGACCATCAGGCATTCCTAGGATGAAGGGTCCAACAGGGCCACCAG gTCCCCCTGGCCCCCCAGGACCACCCGGCCGGGATGGAGCCAGGGGGCTCCCTGGAGAGAAGGGCCTACCGgggccccccggccccccaggGCCCCCTGCCCCTTTGGGGCCAGCGATACCTCGCATAGCTGTGCCCA GGGACCCACTCCTCTCCAACACCTTCATTGAAGCTGCCGGGGGCATCGTGGGTCCTGCTGGACCCCCTGGACCCATGGGGCCCATGG gtccccccggccccccaggTCCCATCGGGCCCCCTGGCCCCCCAGGACCCGAT GGTAGAGCTGGGGCACCTGGAGCCGCCGGCCctcctggggagaggggagacaGG GGTCCCCAGGGCCACCCAGGCAGCCGTGGCCAGGACGGGGCACAG ggCGAGCCGGGGCCCAGGGGCGAGCCAGGCGAGAAGGGCACTTGG AACCAGAGCCTGGCTCAGGCAGCGGTCCCCCCGGCACAGCGGCACCCAGGCCCCCCCGCAGCAAGCGTGGCAACAGCCAGCCCCCCTACCGCATTGTGGCCCCCCACCAGCAACCCCCCAGCAAGCAGTGACAGAGCCGGGGGGCCGTGTCACCCCCCCAACACCCTGcgcctgctgctgtgccagtATGGGCAGGGGCATTGGCCCGGGGGGGGCAGGATGAGGGCCACCCCCCATGTCCCTGTGGTCCCACAGGGCACTTGGTGCTAG
- the EMID1 gene encoding EMI domain-containing protein 1 isoform X9, which translates to MAGRGRGLCRRCLPLPVPLPVPLPVPLGLCLCLCLCLCCLLLLPPPPAAGSWSPAVLQPAGRSNWCSYTVTRTVSCHVQNGTFLQRVFQGCRWPLACTGGSSYRTIVRPIYRVTYKTLTALEWRCCPGHAGANCEEEAHTFLTLRDSGRPSATLRRPPLRPTAFSGCLNCSRVWELTARLATLEAQVARLSVAEPPTSPAPKGSTPGRGPETRQLWGSPAAHGSPGDDGRPSLQGPPGPSGPKGDVGGRGPSGIPRMKGPTGPPGPPGPPGPPGRDGARGLPGEKGLPGPPGPPGPPAPLGPAIPRIAVPRDPLLSNTFIEAAGGIVGPAGPPGPMGPMGPPGPPGPIGPPGPPGPDGRAGAPGAAGPPGERGDRGPQGHPGSRGQDGAQGEPGPRGEPGEKGTWGEGLHQLREALKILAERVLILETMIGLYGQ; encoded by the exons ATGGCGGGCCGTGGCCGGGGGCTCTGCCGCCgttgcctgcccctgcctgtaCCCCTGCCTGTACCCCTGCCTGTACCCCTGgggctctgcctgtgcctctgcctgtgcctctgctgcctgctgctgctgccgccgccgcccgccgccggctccTGGAGTCCGGCCGTGCTGCAGCCCGCCGGCCGCAG CAACTGGTGCTCCTACACGGTGACACGGACAGTGTCGTGCCATGTCCAGAATGGCACCTTCCTCCAACGGGTCTTCCAGGGCTGCCGCTGGCCCCTGGCCTGCACTGGAGGCAG CAGCTACCGCACCATCGTCCGGCCCATCTACAGGGTGACCTATAAGACGCTCACGGCGCTGGAGTGGAGGTGCTGCCCTGGGCATGCTGGGGCCAACTGTGAGGAAG AGGCTCACACCTTCCTCACCCTGCGGGATTCTGGGCGCCCCAGTGCTACCCTACGCCGGCCCCCCCTGCGCCCCACGGCTTTCTCAG GGTGCTTGAACTGCAGCCGTGTCTGGGAGCTTACAGCCCGGCTCGCCACCCTTGAGGCACAG GTGGCCCGGCTGTCAGTGGCTGaaccccccacctccccagcacccaaagGCAGCACCCCGGGCAGGGGGCCGGAGACCAGACAGCTCTGGGGGTCTCCAGCTGCCCACGGGAGCCCTGGGGATGATG GGAGACCCAGCTTGCAGGGGCCCCCCGGCCCCTCTGGCCCCAAGGGAGATGTCGGAGGACGGGGACCATCAGGCATTCCTAGGATGAAGGGTCCAACAGGGCCACCAG gTCCCCCTGGCCCCCCAGGACCACCCGGCCGGGATGGAGCCAGGGGGCTCCCTGGAGAGAAGGGCCTACCGgggccccccggccccccaggGCCCCCTGCCCCTTTGGGGCCAGCGATACCTCGCATAGCTGTGCCCA GGGACCCACTCCTCTCCAACACCTTCATTGAAGCTGCCGGGGGCATCGTGGGTCCTGCTGGACCCCCTGGACCCATGGGGCCCATGG gtccccccggccccccaggTCCCATCGGGCCCCCTGGCCCCCCAGGACCCGAT GGTAGAGCTGGGGCACCTGGAGCCGCCGGCCctcctggggagaggggagacaGG GGTCCCCAGGGCCACCCAGGCAGCCGTGGCCAGGACGGGGCACAG ggCGAGCCGGGGCCCAGGGGCGAGCCAGGCGAGAAGGGCACTTGG ggGGAGGGTTTACACCAGCTCCGCGAGGCGCTGAAGATTTTAGCAGAGAGGGTTTTAATCTTGGAAACAATGATTGGGCTCTATG GCCAGTAG
- the EMID1 gene encoding EMI domain-containing protein 1 isoform X7 has translation MAGRGRGLCRRCLPLPVPLPVPLPVPLGLCLCLCLCLCCLLLLPPPPAAGSWSPAVLQPAGRSNWCSYTVTRTVSCHVQNGTFLQRVFQGCRWPLACTGGSSYRTIVRPIYRVTYKTLTALEWRCCPGHAGANCEEEAHTFLTLRDSGRPSATLRRPPLRPTAFSGCLNCSRVWELTARLATLEAQVARLSVAEPPTSPAPKGSTPGRGPETRQLWGSPAAHGSPGDDGRPSLQGPPGPSGPKGDVGGRGPSGIPRMKGPTGPPGPPGPPGPPGRDGARGLPGEKGLPGPPGPPGPPAPLGPAIPRIAVPRDPLLSNTFIEAAGGIVGPAGPPGPMGPMGPPGPPGPIGPPGPPGPDGRAGAPGAAGPPGERGDRGPQGHPGSRGQDGAQASSFQTLLRQQARLEVLARRVTLLEAIIWPEPEPGSGSGPPGTAAPRPPRSKRGNSQPPYRIVAPHQQPPSKQ, from the exons ATGGCGGGCCGTGGCCGGGGGCTCTGCCGCCgttgcctgcccctgcctgtaCCCCTGCCTGTACCCCTGCCTGTACCCCTGgggctctgcctgtgcctctgcctgtgcctctgctgcctgctgctgctgccgccgccgcccgccgccggctccTGGAGTCCGGCCGTGCTGCAGCCCGCCGGCCGCAG CAACTGGTGCTCCTACACGGTGACACGGACAGTGTCGTGCCATGTCCAGAATGGCACCTTCCTCCAACGGGTCTTCCAGGGCTGCCGCTGGCCCCTGGCCTGCACTGGAGGCAG CAGCTACCGCACCATCGTCCGGCCCATCTACAGGGTGACCTATAAGACGCTCACGGCGCTGGAGTGGAGGTGCTGCCCTGGGCATGCTGGGGCCAACTGTGAGGAAG AGGCTCACACCTTCCTCACCCTGCGGGATTCTGGGCGCCCCAGTGCTACCCTACGCCGGCCCCCCCTGCGCCCCACGGCTTTCTCAG GGTGCTTGAACTGCAGCCGTGTCTGGGAGCTTACAGCCCGGCTCGCCACCCTTGAGGCACAG GTGGCCCGGCTGTCAGTGGCTGaaccccccacctccccagcacccaaagGCAGCACCCCGGGCAGGGGGCCGGAGACCAGACAGCTCTGGGGGTCTCCAGCTGCCCACGGGAGCCCTGGGGATGATG GGAGACCCAGCTTGCAGGGGCCCCCCGGCCCCTCTGGCCCCAAGGGAGATGTCGGAGGACGGGGACCATCAGGCATTCCTAGGATGAAGGGTCCAACAGGGCCACCAG gTCCCCCTGGCCCCCCAGGACCACCCGGCCGGGATGGAGCCAGGGGGCTCCCTGGAGAGAAGGGCCTACCGgggccccccggccccccaggGCCCCCTGCCCCTTTGGGGCCAGCGATACCTCGCATAGCTGTGCCCA GGGACCCACTCCTCTCCAACACCTTCATTGAAGCTGCCGGGGGCATCGTGGGTCCTGCTGGACCCCCTGGACCCATGGGGCCCATGG gtccccccggccccccaggTCCCATCGGGCCCCCTGGCCCCCCAGGACCCGAT GGTAGAGCTGGGGCACCTGGAGCCGCCGGCCctcctggggagaggggagacaGG GGTCCCCAGGGCCACCCAGGCAGCCGTGGCCAGGACGGGGCACAG GCCAGTAGCTTCCAAACCCTCCTGCGGCAGCAGGCCCGGCTGGAGGTCCTGGCTAGAAGGGTCACCTTGCTGGAAGCCATCATCTGGCCAG AACCAGAGCCTGGCTCAGGCAGCGGTCCCCCCGGCACAGCGGCACCCAGGCCCCCCCGCAGCAAGCGTGGCAACAGCCAGCCCCCCTACCGCATTGTGGCCCCCCACCAGCAACCCCCCAGCAAGCAGTGA
- the EMID1 gene encoding EMI domain-containing protein 1 isoform X6 — MAGRGRGLCRRCLPLPVPLPVPLPVPLGLCLCLCLCLCCLLLLPPPPAAGSWSPAVLQPAGRSNWCSYTVTRTVSCHVQNGTFLQRVFQGCRWPLACTGGSSYRTIVRPIYRVTYKTLTALEWRCCPGHAGANCEEEAHTFLTLRDSGRPSATLRRPPLRPTAFSGCLNCSRVWELTARLATLEAQVARLSVAEPPTSPAPKGSTPGRGPETRQLWGSPAAHGSPGDDGRPSLQGPPGPSGPKGDVGGRGPSGIPRMKGPTGPPGPPGPPGPPGRDGARGLPGEKGLPGPPGPPGPPAPLGPAIPRIAVPRDPLLSNTFIEAAGGIVGPAGPPGPMGPMGPPGPPGPIGPPGPPGPDGRAGAPGAAGPPGERGDRGPQGHPGSRGQDGAQGEPGPRGEPGEKGTWGEGLHQLREALKILAERVLILETMIGLYEPEPGSGSGPPGTAAPRPPRSKRGNSQPPYRIVAPHQQPPSKQ, encoded by the exons ATGGCGGGCCGTGGCCGGGGGCTCTGCCGCCgttgcctgcccctgcctgtaCCCCTGCCTGTACCCCTGCCTGTACCCCTGgggctctgcctgtgcctctgcctgtgcctctgctgcctgctgctgctgccgccgccgcccgccgccggctccTGGAGTCCGGCCGTGCTGCAGCCCGCCGGCCGCAG CAACTGGTGCTCCTACACGGTGACACGGACAGTGTCGTGCCATGTCCAGAATGGCACCTTCCTCCAACGGGTCTTCCAGGGCTGCCGCTGGCCCCTGGCCTGCACTGGAGGCAG CAGCTACCGCACCATCGTCCGGCCCATCTACAGGGTGACCTATAAGACGCTCACGGCGCTGGAGTGGAGGTGCTGCCCTGGGCATGCTGGGGCCAACTGTGAGGAAG AGGCTCACACCTTCCTCACCCTGCGGGATTCTGGGCGCCCCAGTGCTACCCTACGCCGGCCCCCCCTGCGCCCCACGGCTTTCTCAG GGTGCTTGAACTGCAGCCGTGTCTGGGAGCTTACAGCCCGGCTCGCCACCCTTGAGGCACAG GTGGCCCGGCTGTCAGTGGCTGaaccccccacctccccagcacccaaagGCAGCACCCCGGGCAGGGGGCCGGAGACCAGACAGCTCTGGGGGTCTCCAGCTGCCCACGGGAGCCCTGGGGATGATG GGAGACCCAGCTTGCAGGGGCCCCCCGGCCCCTCTGGCCCCAAGGGAGATGTCGGAGGACGGGGACCATCAGGCATTCCTAGGATGAAGGGTCCAACAGGGCCACCAG gTCCCCCTGGCCCCCCAGGACCACCCGGCCGGGATGGAGCCAGGGGGCTCCCTGGAGAGAAGGGCCTACCGgggccccccggccccccaggGCCCCCTGCCCCTTTGGGGCCAGCGATACCTCGCATAGCTGTGCCCA GGGACCCACTCCTCTCCAACACCTTCATTGAAGCTGCCGGGGGCATCGTGGGTCCTGCTGGACCCCCTGGACCCATGGGGCCCATGG gtccccccggccccccaggTCCCATCGGGCCCCCTGGCCCCCCAGGACCCGAT GGTAGAGCTGGGGCACCTGGAGCCGCCGGCCctcctggggagaggggagacaGG GGTCCCCAGGGCCACCCAGGCAGCCGTGGCCAGGACGGGGCACAG ggCGAGCCGGGGCCCAGGGGCGAGCCAGGCGAGAAGGGCACTTGG ggGGAGGGTTTACACCAGCTCCGCGAGGCGCTGAAGATTTTAGCAGAGAGGGTTTTAATCTTGGAAACAATGATTGGGCTCTATG AACCAGAGCCTGGCTCAGGCAGCGGTCCCCCCGGCACAGCGGCACCCAGGCCCCCCCGCAGCAAGCGTGGCAACAGCCAGCCCCCCTACCGCATTGTGGCCCCCCACCAGCAACCCCCCAGCAAGCAGTGA
- the EMID1 gene encoding EMI domain-containing protein 1 isoform X5 has product MAGRGRGLCRRCLPLPVPLPVPLPVPLGLCLCLCLCLCCLLLLPPPPAAGSWSPAVLQPAGRSNWCSYTVTRTVSCHVQNGTFLQRVFQGCRWPLACTGGSSYRTIVRPIYRVTYKTLTALEWRCCPGHAGANCEEEAHTFLTLRDSGRPSATLRRPPLRPTAFSGCLNCSRVWELTARLATLEAQVARLSVAEPPTSPAPKGSTPGRGPETRQLWGSPAAHGSPGDDGRPSLQGPPGPSGPKGDVGGRGPSGIPRMKGPTGPPGPPGPPGPPGRDGARGLPGEKGLPGPPGPPGPPAPLGPAIPRIAVPRDPLLSNTFIEAAGGIVGPAGPPGPMGPMGPPGPPGPIGPPGPPGPDGRAGAPGAAGPPGERGDRGPQGHPGSRGQDGAQGEPGPRGEPGEKGTWASSFQTLLRQQARLEVLARRVTLLEAIIWPEPEPGSGSGPPGTAAPRPPRSKRGNSQPPYRIVAPHQQPPSKQ; this is encoded by the exons ATGGCGGGCCGTGGCCGGGGGCTCTGCCGCCgttgcctgcccctgcctgtaCCCCTGCCTGTACCCCTGCCTGTACCCCTGgggctctgcctgtgcctctgcctgtgcctctgctgcctgctgctgctgccgccgccgcccgccgccggctccTGGAGTCCGGCCGTGCTGCAGCCCGCCGGCCGCAG CAACTGGTGCTCCTACACGGTGACACGGACAGTGTCGTGCCATGTCCAGAATGGCACCTTCCTCCAACGGGTCTTCCAGGGCTGCCGCTGGCCCCTGGCCTGCACTGGAGGCAG CAGCTACCGCACCATCGTCCGGCCCATCTACAGGGTGACCTATAAGACGCTCACGGCGCTGGAGTGGAGGTGCTGCCCTGGGCATGCTGGGGCCAACTGTGAGGAAG AGGCTCACACCTTCCTCACCCTGCGGGATTCTGGGCGCCCCAGTGCTACCCTACGCCGGCCCCCCCTGCGCCCCACGGCTTTCTCAG GGTGCTTGAACTGCAGCCGTGTCTGGGAGCTTACAGCCCGGCTCGCCACCCTTGAGGCACAG GTGGCCCGGCTGTCAGTGGCTGaaccccccacctccccagcacccaaagGCAGCACCCCGGGCAGGGGGCCGGAGACCAGACAGCTCTGGGGGTCTCCAGCTGCCCACGGGAGCCCTGGGGATGATG GGAGACCCAGCTTGCAGGGGCCCCCCGGCCCCTCTGGCCCCAAGGGAGATGTCGGAGGACGGGGACCATCAGGCATTCCTAGGATGAAGGGTCCAACAGGGCCACCAG gTCCCCCTGGCCCCCCAGGACCACCCGGCCGGGATGGAGCCAGGGGGCTCCCTGGAGAGAAGGGCCTACCGgggccccccggccccccaggGCCCCCTGCCCCTTTGGGGCCAGCGATACCTCGCATAGCTGTGCCCA GGGACCCACTCCTCTCCAACACCTTCATTGAAGCTGCCGGGGGCATCGTGGGTCCTGCTGGACCCCCTGGACCCATGGGGCCCATGG gtccccccggccccccaggTCCCATCGGGCCCCCTGGCCCCCCAGGACCCGAT GGTAGAGCTGGGGCACCTGGAGCCGCCGGCCctcctggggagaggggagacaGG GGTCCCCAGGGCCACCCAGGCAGCCGTGGCCAGGACGGGGCACAG ggCGAGCCGGGGCCCAGGGGCGAGCCAGGCGAGAAGGGCACTTGG GCCAGTAGCTTCCAAACCCTCCTGCGGCAGCAGGCCCGGCTGGAGGTCCTGGCTAGAAGGGTCACCTTGCTGGAAGCCATCATCTGGCCAG AACCAGAGCCTGGCTCAGGCAGCGGTCCCCCCGGCACAGCGGCACCCAGGCCCCCCCGCAGCAAGCGTGGCAACAGCCAGCCCCCCTACCGCATTGTGGCCCCCCACCAGCAACCCCCCAGCAAGCAGTGA
- the EMID1 gene encoding EMI domain-containing protein 1 isoform X11, with protein sequence MAGRGRGLCRRCLPLPVPLPVPLPVPLGLCLCLCLCLCCLLLLPPPPAAGSWSPAVLQPAGRSNWCSYTVTRTVSCHVQNGTFLQRVFQGCRWPLACTGGSYRTIVRPIYRVTYKTLTALEWRCCPGHAGANCEEEAHTFLTLRDSGRPSATLRRPPLRPTAFSGCLNCSRVWELTARLATLEAQVARLSVAEPPTSPAPKGSTPGRGPETRQLWGSPAAHGSPGDDGRPSLQGPPGPSGPKGDVGGRGPSGIPRMKGPTGPPGPPGPPGPPGRDGARGLPGEKGLPGPPGPPGPPAPLGPAIPRIAVPRDPLLSNTFIEAAGGIVGPAGPPGPMGPMGPPGPPGPIGPPGPPGPDGRAGAPGAAGPPGERGDRGPQGHPGSRGQDGAQGEPGPRGEPGEKGTWGEGLHQLREALKILAERVLILETMIGLYEPEPGSGSGPPGTAAPRPPRSKRGNSQPPYRIVAPHQQPPSKQ encoded by the exons ATGGCGGGCCGTGGCCGGGGGCTCTGCCGCCgttgcctgcccctgcctgtaCCCCTGCCTGTACCCCTGCCTGTACCCCTGgggctctgcctgtgcctctgcctgtgcctctgctgcctgctgctgctgccgccgccgcccgccgccggctccTGGAGTCCGGCCGTGCTGCAGCCCGCCGGCCGCAG CAACTGGTGCTCCTACACGGTGACACGGACAGTGTCGTGCCATGTCCAGAATGGCACCTTCCTCCAACGGGTCTTCCAGGGCTGCCGCTGGCCCCTGGCCTGCACTGGAGGCAG CTACCGCACCATCGTCCGGCCCATCTACAGGGTGACCTATAAGACGCTCACGGCGCTGGAGTGGAGGTGCTGCCCTGGGCATGCTGGGGCCAACTGTGAGGAAG AGGCTCACACCTTCCTCACCCTGCGGGATTCTGGGCGCCCCAGTGCTACCCTACGCCGGCCCCCCCTGCGCCCCACGGCTTTCTCAG GGTGCTTGAACTGCAGCCGTGTCTGGGAGCTTACAGCCCGGCTCGCCACCCTTGAGGCACAG GTGGCCCGGCTGTCAGTGGCTGaaccccccacctccccagcacccaaagGCAGCACCCCGGGCAGGGGGCCGGAGACCAGACAGCTCTGGGGGTCTCCAGCTGCCCACGGGAGCCCTGGGGATGATG GGAGACCCAGCTTGCAGGGGCCCCCCGGCCCCTCTGGCCCCAAGGGAGATGTCGGAGGACGGGGACCATCAGGCATTCCTAGGATGAAGGGTCCAACAGGGCCACCAG gTCCCCCTGGCCCCCCAGGACCACCCGGCCGGGATGGAGCCAGGGGGCTCCCTGGAGAGAAGGGCCTACCGgggccccccggccccccaggGCCCCCTGCCCCTTTGGGGCCAGCGATACCTCGCATAGCTGTGCCCA GGGACCCACTCCTCTCCAACACCTTCATTGAAGCTGCCGGGGGCATCGTGGGTCCTGCTGGACCCCCTGGACCCATGGGGCCCATGG gtccccccggccccccaggTCCCATCGGGCCCCCTGGCCCCCCAGGACCCGAT GGTAGAGCTGGGGCACCTGGAGCCGCCGGCCctcctggggagaggggagacaGG GGTCCCCAGGGCCACCCAGGCAGCCGTGGCCAGGACGGGGCACAG ggCGAGCCGGGGCCCAGGGGCGAGCCAGGCGAGAAGGGCACTTGG ggGGAGGGTTTACACCAGCTCCGCGAGGCGCTGAAGATTTTAGCAGAGAGGGTTTTAATCTTGGAAACAATGATTGGGCTCTATG AACCAGAGCCTGGCTCAGGCAGCGGTCCCCCCGGCACAGCGGCACCCAGGCCCCCCCGCAGCAAGCGTGGCAACAGCCAGCCCCCCTACCGCATTGTGGCCCCCCACCAGCAACCCCCCAGCAAGCAGTGA